CGAGGGTATCGTCAAGTCTATTGGCGTTTCTAACTATGGTATTAAGCATTTGCAAGAATTGTTATCATGGGAAGGCACTTATATCAAGCCCGTTGCCAATGAGATCGAGGTTTCTCCTTGGTGTATGAGACAAGAACTATGTGACTTTACTAAAAAACACGATATTGTGGTTATTGCCTATGCTCCGCTATCACACAGTTATCGTCTCCAAGATAAGGACGCTGTGGAAATcgcaaagaaaaagaacgTTACTGTTGCCCAAGTCCTAATCAGATGGTCTCTACAGAAGGGGTACATTCCAATCCCGAAAACAAAGACCCTAGCTAGACTTCCTGTAAATTTGGATGTTTTGAGTTTCGAGTTGATCACTGACGAAATGAAACAGCTTGACCACCCATTGGAACACGATCCATCCGATTGGGAGGTTACAATGTGTCCATAACCCTCACCATATATAGGGTAGCCATACATTTGTAAACCATGTATCTCTCTTGTGAAACCCTTCTGAAACCCCCTTGTTTTCTTACAGGGTTGGTCcatttcctcctcctcctcctcttcttcttctttttccccTTTAAATCAGATAAATAGTTACATTGTGCATGCAGTGTCGATTtatgttttgaaatatgGTATCTAACGGGATAGTAAATCTTCTCACTCAAGgaaattttccaatatttttcttgcgGGCATTTCCTCCACCTGCAAAGAAGTTTGGAATTGTATTATATGTCGACACGGTACTTACAGAACCGAACAACTACACAAGGATCACCTGAAGGATGTCAGATACCGAGTCTCTCTTTGACGGTGGGTTGTTTGAAGAACCTGAGGAGTTTCAAAGAAAGGAAATTCCTTCACATTTTGCCAAATACGAAAGAAAATACCAAACACCAGAGTTCCATCATtctattgatgaaatccaGCTGAGGTTGGTTGGCAAATCCCCCCTATGGGGGCACTTGTTATGGAATGCAGGTACGTATACTGCCAATTACATTGAAAAGCATCCCAAAGAAGTTAGGGGGAAGAAGGTGGTTGAGTTTGGTGCAGCGTCTGCACTACCATCGTTACTATGTGCCTTGAACGGAGCAGAGAGGGTGATATGTACAGACTATCCAGATCCAGATTTGTTGTCGAACATCAAGTACAACGTTGAACATCTGGAGTATTCGCCGGCACAAGAGATCATAGACGTTGAAGGTTTCATTTGGGGTAATCCGGTTGAGGACATTTCCCGCAAACTAGGCGGCAACGGCAAGGCCGACTTCCTCATTATGAGTGACTTGGTGTTCAACCACAGCGAGCACCACAAACTCCTCAAATCATGCAAGGAACTCATCCAACCACTGGAGGAGGGCAAACCCAGAAGTGGTGGTAGATGCTTGGTTGTCTGGTCACCGCACCGACCAGTGCCAAAGATGGTGGAAAACGatttcaagttcttcaGTGACGCCGAGGAGCTGTTCAATTTTGACGTTGAACACGTGGAAATGGTCCATTGGGACCATCCAATGTTCCCCGACGACCCCAAGGAAACCGAGGAAATACGAAAGAGGGTCTACTGCTACATCCTCCACCCGACGTGGTGAGCGCCTCTGTGGCCACCGATGTGGTTCTGAATTTATAGATACACTAAATATCATGGATACACTAAATATTATAGATACACTAAATATTATAGATACACTGAACACAATGACACAACTTGTATAACTAACAATTCTAGCAATTTCGCATAGGGGCAATTTCCATGTTCAATTATCTTTCCTAATCCGTATTATTAAAATCGGTGGCTGGTTCCAGGAACAGAGGAGAAAATAACAGAGTTGGcgggaagaaaaaaaagtattgGCATTCTCGCTCAATGCCAATTTGTCAATAGTCTTTTAATACATGCTGGTTTATCATTAATGAGAAATGTAAACATCgtttgtttgtgttttgtatttctagttttcttttctggAAAACAAGGGGGAAGAATCATAGACGGCAAATATAGTGGTTCTATTGATCTCTTGTAGGATAAGACTatctctttttttttcatttgctACATCACTGCTTTCTCCACCAATTCCTCAGAGACACCGTTTCAATCAAGGCTAGCCAGTACAGGATCGACAAGACAACGGGTACCATACACTACAAAGACTCAAacgtaaaaaaaaaaagtattaAAGCCAGAtagcagcaacaacaacagcacAGAACAGCACCACACACACCTTGGGAGAAAAGGCTATAACTTTGGATACAAGAAAGAAACCTTTACGTCACTAAGCCATGAGTCGTCAACCATCAACCCCACCGCCAATGGAAGATGAGGCATATAATCCTTTTTTCCAAACACCACATAAGGGCAGTAGTGGCAGCAATACTGGGAATGTGACGATTATCAACAGCCATTCCATCAAGAGCAAAAAATACGAAAAGAATCACACTATGTTGTTTACACCGCAAACACCTTGTGTGCAGGGAAGCGAAGAGGACTTCCCATGTAGTTTGCTACCAATGTCACCGCAAACCACCACTCATAAAAGCCATGCAACACTCGATGTGTTCAACACCAAGAAGAATTCGATGAACCCATTGAGAACCCCAGAGACTACGCCAAGGTACCGCAAATGGGAAGTATCGGACTCAGCTTTAGAAGGCAGCAGTTTGTTGCCGTTTACTCCAGGTCCCaggaaaagagaaggaTTATTGGAATGTAGGGCCAGGTATAATGAGGAACATAAGATTGAGCCGAAGAAGTTGCTGGATTTTGGTAAAAGTAGTCTGATGAAATGCGAAGACTACTCAAACAAGGAAGACGAATTAATGAACTACAATTCTAGTGAGTATGAAAGTGAGGAGGATTCTCAAACCAAACTACTACAAGAGAAGCTGAAGATCCAACTTGACTGTAATGAATATCCAACAAAGGATCCACAAACACCACGACACCAAATTGGAAGTGATGATATCATCAGAAGGTTAGGGGAGGAGAAGCTGAAATACCCCGAGTTGAATAAAGTGGATGACATAGTAGTCCATAAAAGTATAAAGAATCCATTTATTGTGGATAAGGttgggaaaaaaacaactaATAGGAAAATACGTACCGATCACAATTCAAGGTTTGATAAGGAGCTCGAGTTAGTCTATCATTCTACAGGAGAGAAATTTTATGTTCAGCTATCGGAAGAAGCACAGAGAATCAAGCCCAAAAAGTTAAATTTCTCTGAATTCAAGAGAGTCAGTGATAAGTTTGACCCCACAGTTGTTAGTACTCCTGTTgaggaaattgattttttacAGACCCCACAGAGAGGCAACAAGATGTCAATTAAGGGACTATTGAATTATGACGGAAGCACAGATGCAGATACAGAAGAATCAGAAGACGAAGTCCCCAAAGGGGTCAACCATGAGAAAATTGCCAATCCTTTTAGGGGCGAATTTAGTAGCTGCCATGAATTtccaattgagaaattcagTGATTATCTTCATGTGCAACGCCATGAGGGTCGGGATAAATACATTGCTGGTGAAATCGAATATGTGAATCACCATACTGGAGAGCACAAGGTAGAGAAGTTGTCAAGAGACGTGTCACCAATACGCCCCCGGAAACTCAACTTTGacaattgatttttctcCCCTTACCCTTCCCCTTCCCCCCTTCTTCCCGGTTATCTGTGTCCAAACCAAACGACACAACAAAGGATAAACCAAAAGGGTGAACCAACAAGGAAATTTGTATAGTAGTAACCAATGTAATGTACGTATTGTGTATATAAtctttttatgttttcGGTGGAAATTAGATGCATAAAAATaaagtgaaaaattaacCATTGGCCGCGGGGAAACCGGGGCTAATTTCGCATTAAATTGGAGTTAGAAATTCCCATTTTGGTCTAGAAAGTGCCACAGTGGAACtaaaatttattgaaaaggcGGACCAAAATCCGCATTATTGCCAATGTAGCAAATCTGTGGAAGCGGGACAGGGTTAACCATGCAGATCTGCAGCATTTATGGTAAGACAATGAAGCGCAACTAAGGTCCAATATAGGGTTAAAATAACGTTTCCTGCATTGTTGTTTATCCAATCCAGTTTAGTTTGCAAAAGAAGATCAGCGCTGGTCGAAATACTCTTCTAGCTCAGTaaacaacaatttcaagtcACCTCGTGGTTGTCCATTCTGGGCGTCACTGTCACTTAAATACAGCCATTCGTCATTTCTAAGATATTCGTGGACCACTCTACATCCTTTGGTTTTTATCTCCTGGATTATAAACGCACCACTTCTCTCTTGTATATCCGGTTCCTCGTGTATTGGATGCTGTAACTTTGTTCACTACCagagaatgaaaaataatttGGTCAACGATCCTTCTGATACCCCCTTTTTCAATAAGTACCAAAATGTTCAAAGTAAAGTCAACTACCCTATTTTCGAGACACAAGAAGAGAGGTTGACCAGTGAAataatcaatgatttggtGAATGATGAAAATCTACTAAATGATTCCGATTTGTCGGATTCATATGACCCATTAGAAGAGTTACTCTTGTTGACCccttcaacttcttcttaCTCTATGCACGCAAATGACCAGTTTCTAGATTTTGACAACCCCTTGAATCAACCACTACCTCCTTCTGATCCTTTATGGACAACGTCTTCGTATCTCCCTCCTCATTCTACAGAGCCGTTGCTGGAAGAGTCGTCGACAATTTCCAACATTTTATATAACAACAAGATGAAGGAACAGCtgagaaaaaagagaaattcCTCTACAGATTTAACctcaaatttgaagaacagaTACTCTGGTAGCTTACATTCACATTCAAATTCCTCTCTAAATCTGAACAAACCACAGAGAATCACCAAACCTGTTTCTCCAGAGTCAAAACGTTCAAACCAAACTATCAACAGATTCAGATCACAGTCTGTTAGTGCAGTACCTTTGCTAACCCCTTTACCTTCCTTCAATTCGACATCAtcctcattttcttcaacctccTCTCCCTCTCTGAAAATACAAAAGGATAGAGTTGGAAGCATATCTCCAAACACAAAAGCTACAAATCCGTTTTATCACCCTCCAGCAATTCTCAAAAGATTGAGTAATTCAGAATAAACATATAGATGCACGGGTGCATTTCAAGAAATGTttactatactatactatactatactatattTTACTTTACTTCTTTTTACTTTATGATTttacatgaaaaaaatttatcaTATACTTGTCAGCTACGTTTTTCTCTCCCCACGATTTTAATTGTTTTCTactcttcaaattttgaattcttcacTGTTCCAATGGACTTGGAATAGAATTTTCTCTTATATAGCCACCATATTAAGTTACGGCAACTATAACTGCTTCATCGGCTTGAAAATTTCCTCCGCGGCACAGTCCCAAATAGGCAATTTCCGCCAGAATTATTTACCCTGAtaagggggggggggggggagaaTTCCTTGAAGGGTAAAACCTGATGAATTAAAACAACTATCCAATTACTATAGGAAATGTGCCTTTACACTTTGTTTTAAAGTGATGAAGGGATTGATTTATACACCAAAAAATGTCAACACATGTAATCACTTCCCCTCGTTTGGATAAATCACCTGGATTTCAGATTTTCAAGTCCCCAGCCCTTAGATCGCTCTCATCTGCAAACTTGCTCCATTTTATCGACCATCCAAATGATACTGTTAATGATGAATTAGACGAACACAACATTTTGAGCGATGTACGTGAAATCATCATAGTTGAGGAAACAAGTGTGTGGATTACAGGTTTGATCTATTTGGTTGGGACTGTTGCATTTTGGATACTGTCtgttcaattgatgaacGGCGTCATGAAGAAAACAGATTATCATCATCCCCTGTTGGCTGCTTATCTGAATGGTAGTTGCTTCTTATTCCTCGGCATCAGACCTTTGTATAGTGAATTTCTCGCATATGGGAGAGACATGAACCTATTGAACGATCACAACCGCCATGAAAACTATTCATCAATGGATGCTGCGGAGGAATCAATGTCACTTCCGGAGGTAAGGTTATCCAAATCTGAGATTGGGAAAGTAGCATTTACAGCATCGctattttatttcttaaCCTGCTATTTTGGATCGGCCGCTTTGAATTACACTTCTGCATCAAACCAGACTATTTTAGCAACTTCCTCGTCAGTTTTCTCACTTATACTAGGTGTTTTATGCAATATCGAAAGGTTCACCTTGGGGAAGCTAGCATCTGTTTGCCTTTCCATGCTAGGGATCATCTTGATAACTTCCAATAAAGCCTCCAGTATAAGCGTAGTCACATTAGCATCCAAATTCAGTACGGAACTCATTGGGAACTTACTGGCTATAACTGGAGCTTTTGCCTATTCAGCATTCATGACATTACTAAAGATGAAACTGGGCAAACAGACAGATTCGGATTCAGATTCTTTATTGTACGGATTACTAGGTCTTTCCACACTACTTTGTGGGATACCaattttacttttttaTCATGTATTGGGATGGGAAGTCCTGGAAATGCCCCAAAAGTTTTACATTTTTGGTATGCTATTAACATCgtcatttttcaatgcGTTATCTGATTATTTTGCCTCTTGCGCATCTTTGATCACATCACCTTTATCTGTTTCATTGTCATTATGTGCTGCAATACCAATAACAATGTTTATTGATTCTTACTGCAATGATGGATTGAACCTTTCAATACAATATTTAGTTGGGGtgttgtttattttttctgctTTTATTTTCACAAACATtacagaagaaaaagagacTGTACAAAGTGCAATTGACAATGCGGTCGAGGAAGCAATCAATCATGATGAATCATTGTCTGTGTATTTGTCTCCACGCTTAAAATCAACTAATTCGGCCCCTACAAGTATCACTGACCTATCAATTTCCCATACACTTGACAGTAGCACCGACGATGTTGTCCCTAAGTTGATAGTTACTGGTGGTCAGAACCacaaatatttttttagaGAAATTAACAATCGCTAATAAATAGACTTTCTATacatcattttttttctccactTAAAGGCTTTAAAAATACAATCACCACAGCTTGACAAGTCCATCCCAATTATTGGATTTCCTACGATTCCAATAAGATTCATGTCCCTTTTTCAACTTCCAATCAAGGTCATTGATGCCCTTCTCAAAAAATGCGGGTTGATGGACAACATCATTACCACTAGCATCTTTACGTCTTGTTCTTTGATCCTCCTCCAACTTTTGTTTAAGTTTTTCCGCTTCACCGACGTTACCTTGTTCGTACATTTTCTGATCAGGTCTCCTTCTAGAATCAGTTGGCGCACAGCTTTTGTGTACT
The Pichia kudriavzevii chromosome 2, complete sequence DNA segment above includes these coding regions:
- a CDS encoding uncharacterized protein (PKUD0B09805), yielding MSDTESLFDGGLFEEPEEFQRKEIPSHFAKYERKYQTPEFHHSIDEIQLRLVGKSPLWGHLLWNAGTYTANYIEKHPKEVRGKKVVEFGAASALPSLLCALNGAERVICTDYPDPDLLSNIKYNVEHLEYSPAQEIIDVEGFIWGNPVEDISRKLGGNGKADFLIMSDLVFNHSEHHKLLKSCKELIQPLEEGKPRSGGRCLVVWSPHRPVPKMVENDFKFFSDAEELFNFDVEHVEMVHWDHPMFPDDPKETEEIRKRVYCYILHPTW
- a CDS encoding uncharacterized protein (PKUD0B09810), whose translation is MSRQPSTPPPMEDEAYNPFFQTPHKGSSGSNTGNVTIINSHSIKSKKYEKNHTMLFTPQTPCVQGSEEDFPCSLLPMSPQTTTHKSHATLDVFNTKKNSMNPLRTPETTPRYRKWEVSDSALEGSSLLPFTPGPRKREGLLECRARYNEEHKIEPKKLLDFGKSSLMKCEDYSNKEDELMNYNSSEYESEEDSQTKLLQEKLKIQLDCNEYPTKDPQTPRHQIGSDDIIRRLGEEKLKYPELNKVDDIVVHKSIKNPFIVDKVGKKTTNRKIRTDHNSRFDKELELVYHSTGEKFYVQLSEEAQRIKPKKLNFSEFKRVSDKFDPTVVSTPVEEIDFLQTPQRGNKMSIKGLLNYDGSTDADTEESEDEVPKGVNHEKIANPFRGEFSSCHEFPIEKFSDYLHVQRHEGRDKYIAGEIEYVNHHTGEHKVEKLSRDVSPIRPRKLNFDN
- a CDS encoding uncharacterized protein (PKUD0B09800; similar to Saccharomyces cerevisiae YJR096W; ancestral locus Anc_7.468), coding for MIKRAMTIGKPITLNNGTKIPFMGLGTWEISNADVVVREALNVGYRCIDTAVLYGNEKLCGDGIIKWLESDPNNKREDVYYITKLWNHQNGYEKAKRAIRECFEKVKGLGYIDLLLIHSPTEGPRMRLETWKAMQEAVDEGIVKSIGVSNYGIKHLQELLSWEGTYIKPVANEIEVSPWCMRQELCDFTKKHDIVVIAYAPLSHSYRLQDKDAVEIAKKKNVTVAQVLIRWSLQKGYIPIPKTKTLARLPVNLDVLSFELITDEMKQLDHPLEHDPSDWEVTMCP
- a CDS encoding uncharacterized protein (PKUD0B09815): MKNNLVNDPSDTPFFNKYQNVQSKVNYPIFETQEERLTSEIINDLVNDENLLNDSDLSDSYDPLEELLLLTPSTSSYSMHANDQFLDFDNPLNQPLPPSDPLWTTSSYLPPHSTEPLLEESSTISNILYNNKMKEQLRKKRNSSTDLTSNLKNRYSGSLHSHSNSSLNLNKPQRITKPVSPESKRSNQTINRFRSQSVSAVPLLTPLPSFNSTSSSFSSTSSPSLKIQKDRVGSISPNTKATNPFYHPPAILKRLSNSE
- a CDS encoding uncharacterized protein (PKUD0B09820; Pfam Domains: DUF6(2.9e-06)), which gives rise to MSTHVITSPRLDKSPGFQIFKSPALRSLSSANLLHFIDHPNDTVNDELDEHNILSDVREIIIVEETSVWITGLIYLVGTVAFWILSVQLMNGVMKKTDYHHPLLAAYLNGSCFLFLGIRPLYSEFLAYGRDMNLLNDHNRHENYSSMDAAEESMSLPEVRLSKSEIGKVAFTASLFYFLTCYFGSAALNYTSASNQTILATSSSVFSLILGVLCNIERFTLGKLASVCLSMLGIILITSNKASSISVVTLASKFSTELIGNLLAITGAFAYSAFMTLLKMKLGKQTDSDSDSLLYGLLGLSTLLCGIPILLFYHVLGWEVLEMPQKFYIFGMLLTSSFFNALSDYFASCASLITSPLSVSLSLCAAIPITMFIDSYCNDGLNLSIQYLVGVLFIFSAFIFTNITEEKETVQSAIDNAVEEAINHDESLSVYLSPRLKSTNSAPTSITDLSISHTLDSSTDDVVPKLIVTGGQNHKYFFREINNR